Proteins encoded in a region of the Candidatus Methanoperedens sp. genome:
- a CDS encoding acyltransferase family protein, whose product MVTADKPRAIMSARMLWLDWVRVLAMGMIFLFHSSRPFAPPSWHIMNQTLDLGFTLFDIFVSGWIMPLFFAVSGIAVYFSLAKRSTSQFVGDRFMRLMIPFLFVGLLVILSVNVYYDAVFHRYFTGDFLSFYLGPYFTKYFPFDLNFSPTYFANSNQGIYLWYLFWLFVFSLATFHLFKWLAEERNRNRLSKLYSVCNTRGGILLLGIPLIIVNIAAVPPYFIFPSGYGGWKLPAYLVLFITAYVMASSPQFEESIEKNRVPALFLGIITSLLVFALATIVLSDPSAMERYYVPVSIVWALNGWCWVTAILGFGRKYLSFDHKYLKVSNELVLPFYVLHQSVIVAIAFYVIGLDLIVFEKYFLIVLASFSIIVALLYPISRINLLRFLFGMRMKKRPP is encoded by the coding sequence ATGGTAACCGCTGACAAACCCCGGGCAATAATGTCTGCAAGAATGCTCTGGCTTGATTGGGTCAGAGTTCTTGCCATGGGCATGATTTTTTTGTTTCATAGTAGCAGGCCTTTCGCCCCTCCTTCATGGCATATTATGAACCAGACTCTTGACTTGGGGTTTACTCTGTTCGACATCTTCGTTTCTGGTTGGATCATGCCTTTATTCTTCGCGGTTTCAGGTATCGCAGTCTACTTTTCTTTAGCAAAACGTAGTACCTCCCAATTCGTAGGCGACAGATTCATGAGACTCATGATTCCCTTCCTTTTCGTCGGCTTGCTCGTTATCCTGTCCGTAAACGTTTACTATGATGCAGTATTTCATCGCTATTTCACCGGAGATTTCCTCAGTTTTTACCTTGGGCCGTACTTCACGAAATATTTCCCCTTCGACCTCAACTTTTCGCCCACTTATTTCGCAAACTCAAACCAGGGTATATACCTTTGGTATCTTTTCTGGCTCTTCGTCTTCTCTCTGGCCACATTTCACTTATTCAAATGGCTCGCAGAAGAGCGAAACCGCAACAGACTCTCGAAACTATACTCTGTCTGCAACACGCGCGGGGGCATTTTACTGCTCGGGATCCCTCTGATCATTGTGAACATAGCTGCGGTGCCCCCATACTTTATCTTTCCCAGCGGATATGGAGGCTGGAAGCTTCCCGCATACCTCGTATTATTCATTACAGCTTATGTGATGGCTTCCAGCCCTCAATTCGAAGAGTCTATAGAGAAAAACAGGGTACCCGCGCTCTTTCTTGGGATCATCACCAGCCTCTTAGTATTTGCTTTGGCGACGATAGTTCTGTCTGATCCATCTGCGATGGAACGCTACTATGTTCCAGTTTCTATCGTGTGGGCGCTGAACGGATGGTGCTGGGTAACGGCGATACTTGGCTTCGGGCGCAAGTATCTCTCCTTCGACCACAAATACCTGAAGGTCTCAAATGAACTCGTTCTGCCGTTCTATGTTCTTCATCAGTCCGTAATTGTTGCAATCGCCTTCTATGTCATCGGCTTGGATTTGATCGTATTTGAAAAGTATTTCCTCATAGTGCTCGCATCGTTTTCTATCATAGTTGCCCTGCTCTATCCGATTAGCAGGATCAATTTGCTCAGGTTCCTGTTTGGAATGAGGATGAAGAAGCGGCCCCCATGA